The region TGGGCATGGGGACAGGGGACACAGGGATGCGGGGACACAGGCttatggggacatggggatatagGGGGACGCGGGGACATGGGACAGGGAAAATGCGGGCatcacagggacatggggatggggcaCACATGGAGGGACACAAGGATATAGGGACACAGAGGTAAGGGGGCACCACAGGGATATGTGGATGGGGCACATGGGGACGGGCCCCACAGGGACACGGTGCCCCGGCCCCGGTGGCAGTGGAGGGGACACAGGAGACACGAGggggcacagggacatggggggacacggggacacagggacatgggggaacacggggacacagggacatgggggacacGGGCACCGGGTGAGGTTTCAccagccccggcccggcccagctcGGTCCCGCCCAAGGCCGGGGCCGGGCTCTGCCCCCGCCGTCTATAAGAGCCGGAGCCACATCCTGGGGCACGCTCGGGGCGGGCTCGGGAATGCGGCGGATCAGCCGGTACCGCGGGATCGGGATCGGGATCGGGATCGGGAACGAGCCAGGTCCTGCCCGGCAGCAGCTGCAGCGCGTTCACTCTGGAGTCGACTGAGTCCAGCCGGTGAGCGGGGACGGGCCGGAGACGGGCTGGGGTCGGGATAGGGGCGGTCTGGGGTCGGGATGGGACGGGCTGGGGTCGGGCTGGTCCCATCCTTTACCCGGGATGCGGCACCCAGCGGGTGCCCGCCCTCACCCCAacctgtccctgtccccccgGGGCAGCAGCGGGGCCGAGGGGCTCCGGGGACCCCAGGAGCGGCCCCGGCCCCTGCGGCCCCAGATGGGGGTCTCGGCGGAGCCGGGCGCGGGCACCGGGGATGCGCCGGAGGCTGTCACCGACCCCGACATGGAGGCCTTGTTCGAGGAATTCCTGGGGAAAGGTAGCTCCTGGGGGCACAGGGACACGGACCCACCGTGCCCGTCCccgtgtccctgtgtccccccaagtccctgtgtccccgtgttcccatgtccctgtgtcccccatgtccctgtgtccccgtgttcccatgtccctgtgtcccccatgtccctgtgtccccgtGTTCCCATGTTTCCATGCCCATATCCATGTGATGTCCCCATATCCCTGTGCAGCTGAGACCCTGTATATCCCCTGCACATGTCCCTGTGTTCCCATGTCCCCCATCCCCGAATATCCATCACACctgtgtcccatgtccccatctcCATGTCCCTGTGACACCCCCGtgccccatccccacatccccccatgtccccatatccctgtgacatccccatgtccccatgtccatcACACCCATATCCCCCATCCCCGTGTTCCCGTGATGTCCTCACACCCCCATCCCGTTCCTAGTAGCCAtgttccccatccccatgtccctgcgATGTCCCTGGCACCCCCATGCCCGTGACACCCCCGTCCCCGTGTCCCTGTGACACCCCGTGtcccccccgtgcccccccgcgccccgcagAGGTCTCGCCGGATCTGTCGGTGCCCGCGGTGGCGCCGCCGCAGCCCCGGGGCCGGCCCCACCACTTCGTGCTGCAGGACACGGAGCAGCGCGGGCTCTGCCTGCGCGGGGGGCGCCTGGTGCCCACCCCCCTGCAGGGAGCCAGCGCCGACCAGGAAGGTGGGTGCcgggggttggggggggccCCGCGCCCGCGGGCGCTGCCCCCGCCCCACGCGGTCCCTCCGTGCCCCGCAGAGCCCATCAGTGTGGTGCCCAACCCGCGCCTGGAGCGCCGGCGCTGCCCCCTCATCGTGGGCATCCGGGGGGGCAGCCGGGCCCTGTCCTGCAGCCCCGGCCCCGAGCCCCGCCCGCAGCTCGAGGTGACGGGGGGGGCAGCCGAGGGGGGGCgccctggggtgggggggacctTGGTGTGGGTCAACTCAAGATGGGGAATCCCAAGGTTAAGGCACCCCTAGGTAGAGCATCCCAAGGTGGGGGCACCCATAGGTGAGTCAACACAAGGCTGGTCAACCCGATGTGGGGGCACCCCTAGCGGGGGGCATCCCAAGGTTGGTCAGCTCAAGGGGGGCAACACGAGGTGGGGGCACCCTGGGGTGGTGGGGACCCCATAGGTGGGTCAACCCAAGGTTGGTCAATCCAGGGTCGGGGCACTTTGGGGCGGTGGGGACCTAGGCATGGGGTCAACCCAAGATGGGGAACCCCGAGGTGAGTCAACCTATAGTCGGGGCACCCATAGGTAGATCAACCCAAGGTTGGGCAACCCAAGGCGGGGGCACCCTGGGGTGTTGAGGACCCACAGGTTGGGCAACCCAAGGTTGGGCACCCTGGGCTGGTGGGGACCTAGAACTGGGTCAACCCAAGCTGGGGAACCCCGAGGTGGCTCAACCCCAGCTGAGTCAACCCAAAGTTGCTCAACCCAAAGGGGATCAACCCAAGGTGGGGCACCCCAAGACTGTGACACCCCCACACGGTGCCACCGCGAGGAGGTGTCACCGGGGGGTCCCCGTGGGTCGGTGCCCCCATGGCTGTCTCCCAGCGCTGCCCCCCCCATGGCAGGatgtggggctgctggagctgttctCGCGCGGGGAGGGGGCCACCCCCTGCACCTTCTACAAGACCTTCGGGGGCTCCACTCACACCTTCGAGGCGGCCGCGTGCCCCGGGG is a window of Strigops habroptila isolate Jane unplaced genomic scaffold, bStrHab1.2.pri NW_022045586.1_ctg1, whole genome shotgun sequence DNA encoding:
- the LOC115602939 gene encoding interleukin-36 receptor antagonist protein-like is translated as MGVSAEPGAGTGDAPEAVTDPDMEALFEEFLGKEVSPDLSVPAVAPPQPRGRPHHFVLQDTEQRGLCLRGGRLVPTPLQGASADQEEPISVVPNPRLERRRCPLIVGIRGGSRALSCSPGPEPRPQLEDVGLLELFSRGEGATPCTFYKTFGGSTHTFEAAACPGAFLSTAGGQELGLAPPPGATSFYLHRR